The sequence below is a genomic window from Candidatus Thiodiazotropha endoloripes.
CGGTTGGCAGGTCCGGATGGCACTGACCTTGGCCCTGACCATGGCACGATAGAGCAGATAGAACCTGAGCAGAGGCAGTCCGGCATAATCGCCCGTCTCCTCAAGATAACGATTCAACAGCTGATCCGCTAACGGATAGAGTCCACGATGCTGCAGATCCATCAACAAAAAGGCGATATCGCTGAGGGTGTCGATCCAACGCAAGTCGGGATTGAATTCAATCCCGTCAAAGGGGGTGATCCTCTGCTGATAGAGCACGATATTGCCCAGATGAAGATCACCATGACACTCTCTGACCGATCCCGCCAGATAGCGTTCTTCAATCAGTTCAGCATGTTGCTCTGCCTGATATTCGGTCCAGTTCTGCAGCGGATTGAGACGCTCGCTCTCCAACAGCGGCTGTTTCAACTCCCTAATCACACGGAAGTTCTCCATCATCGGCACAATCACCTTCTCCACACCACCCCGAGGCAACCCAGATGCCCTGTCGGCACGCCGATGAAAATCGGCGATCATCAACGCAAGCCGATCGACAAGCGGGGGGTCCAGGGTCAATCTGTCAAACAGATCCTGTTGACGAAAGCGGGCCATCTTCAACGCAAACTCCTGCACCTCCCGTTGGCCACCGATCTCCGGCTGCTCCAAGGAACCCCTTATCGCAACGACATCTAGGTAGAGCTGGGGCGCGAAACGCTGATTGAGACGCAGCTCCTCGGCACAGCAGAGTTGCCGTCTCTCCAGGGTGGAATAGTCGAGAAACCCCAGATTCAAGGGCTTTTTGATCTTGTAGACAAAATCCCCGATCAGCAGCAAGTGGGATATATGGGTCTCGATATGCTCGACCCGTTCGACCCCATGACCAAAACAGTCCGGATGTGCCAGCAACTGAGTCACAAGCTGATTTTGTCTCGCCAGATCTCTCATGTCGCCGGTCATGTTTGCGTAATCCCTTGACTAAATATTAGATAGTGCTAATATAGCGTCCACTTTTTGATCGTATGCAGCAGGTTACGATCCTCCACGCCGTTTAACGACATGCATACAAACGGTATTAGACTGATCAAAACTTACAGTTTAGAGGCCATTTCATGAATATCGACCGTATTGTGCTTGCCTTCGCAGGCTTTGCCATCCTATTGAGCGTAGCACTCTCACACTACCATCACCCCTATTGGTTGTTCTTTACCGCCTTTGTCGGCATCAACCTTTTGCAGTCCGCATTCACAGGTTTCTGTCCTCTGGCGATGATCCTGAAAAAACTGGGTCGCAGCAGCGGCTCCGCTTTCTGATCCAATATTACCCTTAACCGAATGGTTGGCATGGCGCAAGGATGCGCCAGTTTAGTCGACCTCAGTCTCCTCCACCTCAATCGGTTCCGCCTGCAGATCATGTGCTGTCGCTGCAGTG
It includes:
- a CDS encoding AAA family ATPase; this encodes MTGDMRDLARQNQLVTQLLAHPDCFGHGVERVEHIETHISHLLLIGDFVYKIKKPLNLGFLDYSTLERRQLCCAEELRLNQRFAPQLYLDVVAIRGSLEQPEIGGQREVQEFALKMARFRQQDLFDRLTLDPPLVDRLALMIADFHRRADRASGLPRGGVEKVIVPMMENFRVIRELKQPLLESERLNPLQNWTEYQAEQHAELIEERYLAGSVRECHGDLHLGNIVLYQQRITPFDGIEFNPDLRWIDTLSDIAFLLMDLQHRGLYPLADQLLNRYLEETGDYAGLPLLRFYLLYRAMVRAKVSAIRTCQPDLSPADKMSNLEEYLSYLSLAEKLVCHPPASLVITHGVSGAGKSTVSGQLAEQLMAIRIRSDVERKRLFPPPEGGGGKAAPKRYSLEATRTTYHHLAGLATGLLQAGFSVIIDATFLKGWQRGLFHQLANRLQVPLLILDCQASSAQLQQRLIARQQQGGDASEADLSVLDLQLSGAEPLTAEERLLALSIETENFPPNGFLATVLQRLMR
- a CDS encoding YgaP family membrane protein → MNIDRIVLAFAGFAILLSVALSHYHHPYWLFFTAFVGINLLQSAFTGFCPLAMILKKLGRSSGSAF